From the Chryseobacterium sp. G0201 genome, the window TATGATTATTTTGGCATCAGGAAGTTGCTCAGAAACTTTTATGGCATAAGAAAGTCCCGAAATACCGGAACCAATTACTAATACATCCGCTTTTATCATATGCTTGCTTTAAGTACAATCGTCTAAATAATTAAATAAATTTAAACAATTTTTCGTTTGGTTTTCTTACTTTTTTCATGTGTTGGAAATGATCTTCCTCAGAACGGTAACCTAATGCCAGAGTGACAGTCACTTTTTCTGTTTCAGGATCGATGTTTAGAATTTCTTCAATCAGATCCTGGCGGAAGCCTTCCATGGGGCAGGTGTCAATATTTTCGATAGCCGCAGCATACATTAAGTTTGCTAAAACTATATAAGACTGTTTTTCTGCCCAGTTGAAAATTTCATCATTGTTTTGTCTGTTAATATGTTGATTGATACTGTTTTTGAAAAGATCGAGGTTCTCTAACGGAACATCTCGTACCTCAGAAATATGATTAAAATAACCTTGAATATAGCTTTCTCCAATTGTCTTTTTTGAAATAATGACAATAAGATGAGAGCATGTAGAAATTTGTGATGGGTTGTAAAATGCCGGAATTAATTTTTGCTTCATCTCTTCACTCTCCACCACGATGATTTTGTAGGGTTGGAGACCAAGAGAACTTGCAGACAGCTTTCCTGACTCAAGAATGTTGTGAAGGGTTTCCTGAGGAATGATTTCGTTGTTAAATTTCTTTACAGAATATCTTCTGCTTAAAGCTTCCAAATAATTCATATGACAAATTTAGGAATTGGATGTGAATAAAATAAGCTTAAAACGAAATATCTCTTACTAAATTATACAAAAAAGAATCACTCCAAAAAAATGAAGTGATTCTTTTTATGATCTTAAATGTTTATTGTCTTAATCTCTGTTCTTAACCAATACCCAACCTGAATATTTGAAAGGCGTGTTTTTCTTGTCATTTTCATTCCATGTTACAGAATACCAGTAGCTTCCTGTAGGAACTTTTCTTCCTGCGATGGTTCCATCCCATCTGTATCTTGTGGATTTGTCGCCTTGATGGATCTTAGCTCCGTATCTGTCGAATACATTAAACACAAGATTTTTCTTATTAGCTAATGCAGAATAATCAATAGCGTCATTTATTCCGTCTCCGTTTGGAGTGATTACATTAATAATATTCGGAACAACAATCGTGATGTCGATAGGCTCACAATCGTAAGCATCTTTTACATAGACTTTATTATCGCCTCTCGGCACATTTTTAAAGATGTTAGAATCCTGCCAGTTAATATTATCCATTGAATATTGATAAGCCGGAGTTCCTCCCATCACATTGATCGTAATTGTTGTGCTTGAAATATCAACATTAGTAATAACAGGCTGTTCTGCAGGGAAAATTGTTACTTTTTGAGTTGCTATACAATCTCCTGTTTTAATTTTCACCCAATAGGTTCCAACTCCAACATTGCTGATAGATTGAGTGGTTGCTCCTGTGCTCCATTGATATGAACTAAATCCAGGCCCTGCATCCAAGGTGGTTTTGTCTTCCATACATATTGTTTTATCCTTCAAAACAGTTGAATAAACCGGAGCAATTACGATTAATGTTACTTTTGCTATCGCATAACATCCGTTTCCGTTTATTACTTTAATGTAAACTACGCCATTTGGAGCGATATATGCAGCTGCCGCTGTGGCGCTGATTTCATTTGTACCGTTTTGTGCATCGGCTAAAGATGGATAATATTTTTTAGTAATTCCTCCCTGTGTTGTTACAGAAGCATTAGTAAGATTAAATAAACCTGTTGAAGGATTTGTTTCAATGAAACAGGCTCTTAATGTTGTGTCATTCACTGTTACAACCGCGAAATGATTTAATGTAATTTTTGCATTAGATACACAACCTTGAGGAGTCGTTACTTTTACATATATAAAACCTGGAGCAGAAGAATATGTAGTTGGGTTTAGAATTTCGTTGGTCCCCGCGTTTAGGTCTGCTAATGTAGGATAGAATTGCTTAGTTACTCCGGCAACCGTTGTTACAGCAGCTGTTGTAAGATCGAATATTGCTACACCGGCATTATTGTTATTACATCCAGTTAACGTTTTGTCAACCGCTGCGAAAGGAGTGGGGTTTAATTGAATGACACCATCACCGTTATCGCATAATGTAGATGATGGATCTTTAACAACTACGGTTATCGTTGTATTCCCTGAATATGGAAAGTTGGTAGGGTTTGTAATAGGTACTCCGCCAGGTCCAAAATAGGTGATAATATAATTGGCAGGATTTGCTACAAATTGAGTGTTGTATGATGTTAAATCAACTGTTCCCGTTCCTGTTGCAGGGTTTACGCATACAAAAGGAGTAATCGTATTTGTTAAAATTGGAACTTTATCGATGAAAATTTTTGCATTTTTAATTGAGTGCCTTGCACTGGCACCCCCTGTTGCTGCTGAAAATCCGAAATATCCGGTTGTCATCCCTATTGCTCCTCCTGATGGTGCAAACGATTGATCGGTAATTAATACACCGTCGATTCTGATTTTGATAAGCCAGTTTGCAGGATTTGCTGGATCTGTTTCTCCATTTACTTCAACGTGTTTGTAAGTTGGTCCTACAAACGGCTGAGTTGCGATAAGATCCGGAGAATGGAAAGTACTTCCAGGAGTCGTATTATATTCAATGTTATTATTAAGGCCGTTGTTTGTTCCGTATAAAACGTGAACCTTACTCATTTGCCCTTCAGTAGTGTTGTTAAAAATATCAAAACCTACCATAAGACCATTGGCGTTTGCAGGAATTCCAAGTCCTCCTCCTGATACAAATCCTGCCGGAGGGTTGGCAAGGTACCAGAAAGTAAATCCGTCTCCTCTTCCGAATGCAGTAGTTCCGTTTCCATCGATTCTGAAATCGAATTCCACTTTCCATTTGTCGCAATATTTCAAATTTATGGGAGCTGCCAGTTTTATTGCGCCATAAAGGCCTCCCTGATCTGCAGTGAGCTGTACAAAATCACCACCAGCAATGTTGGCGCTTGAGACCAAGTCCCATCCAGTGGTTACTATTGGGTTTCCTGTAAGCTGATAAGTCTGTGAAAACATTTTTCCAGACAAGCATAGTAAAATGATGTAAAAATAAGTGAGTAAAGTTTTTTTCATTTGAAGCAAGTTGGTTAGGTTATTAATGTTGTAAATATATTGAATTTCTATTATTTAACATTCTAAAAATGTTAATTATGTAATTTAATTTGATGGTATTGTAAAGAAAATTGATTTATATAGTTAAAAGTGTAATTTTTATTAAAAATATAAACAATAAAGTTTTC encodes:
- a CDS encoding NAD(P)H-dependent oxidoreductase, coding for MNYLEALSRRYSVKKFNNEIIPQETLHNILESGKLSASSLGLQPYKIIVVESEEMKQKLIPAFYNPSQISTCSHLIVIISKKTIGESYIQGYFNHISEVRDVPLENLDLFKNSINQHINRQNNDEIFNWAEKQSYIVLANLMYAAAIENIDTCPMEGFRQDLIEEILNIDPETEKVTVTLALGYRSEEDHFQHMKKVRKPNEKLFKFI
- a CDS encoding T9SS type B sorting domain-containing protein, with translation MKKTLLTYFYIILLCLSGKMFSQTYQLTGNPIVTTGWDLVSSANIAGGDFVQLTADQGGLYGAIKLAAPINLKYCDKWKVEFDFRIDGNGTTAFGRGDGFTFWYLANPPAGFVSGGGLGIPANANGLMVGFDIFNNTTEGQMSKVHVLYGTNNGLNNNIEYNTTPGSTFHSPDLIATQPFVGPTYKHVEVNGETDPANPANWLIKIRIDGVLITDQSFAPSGGAIGMTTGYFGFSAATGGASARHSIKNAKIFIDKVPILTNTITPFVCVNPATGTGTVDLTSYNTQFVANPANYIITYFGPGGVPITNPTNFPYSGNTTITVVVKDPSSTLCDNGDGVIQLNPTPFAAVDKTLTGCNNNNAGVAIFDLTTAAVTTVAGVTKQFYPTLADLNAGTNEILNPTTYSSAPGFIYVKVTTPQGCVSNAKITLNHFAVVTVNDTTLRACFIETNPSTGLFNLTNASVTTQGGITKKYYPSLADAQNGTNEISATAAAAYIAPNGVVYIKVINGNGCYAIAKVTLIVIAPVYSTVLKDKTICMEDKTTLDAGPGFSSYQWSTGATTQSISNVGVGTYWVKIKTGDCIATQKVTIFPAEQPVITNVDISSTTITINVMGGTPAYQYSMDNINWQDSNIFKNVPRGDNKVYVKDAYDCEPIDITIVVPNIINVITPNGDGINDAIDYSALANKKNLVFNVFDRYGAKIHQGDKSTRYRWDGTIAGRKVPTGSYWYSVTWNENDKKNTPFKYSGWVLVKNRD